TATGAAGTCAAACGCCGGATTTACGTTGATTGAGGTCATGGTAGCCATGGTTGTAATGGCCTACGGCATTCTGGCTGTCATGTCGATGTCGGTGGCGGCGATCCGGGGAAACTCCACGGCGGATCATGTGACCCAGGTCACGATTCTATCTGATGAAGTGATCGAAATGATCCGGGCGAATGTCGATAACATCTCTGCCTACAACGGGATTGATACCAGTAATGTCAATACCCGCCCCTCCATTGATGCTACAGCCGGTGCCGACTATGACACGATTGTAAGCCGGATCTCGGATTTGGGGCTTCCTTCCGGTAAATGCTCAATTGAGATACAAAATAATACCCCTACTGCCGGGATTAGTACAGCACAGGTGACTATTGCCTGGAGCCGGACCGGAAACCACTCCATGACTTTCACGAGGGAGTTTGAAGGGTTACACTAATTGGAGGAATCAGGCATGTACAGCAACCAAAAGGGTTTTACCCTGATCGAAATCATGGTCTCTCTTGTGGTGACATTGGTCATCGTGGCGGGGGCCTATGCCGTCTTTGCCATACAGAACAAGTCTGCCAATGTCCAGAATGAGGTGGCGACGATGCAGCAGAACGGCCGGATTGCCATGGATGTACTTGTGGAGGAAATTCGGAGGGGGGCTTACAACAATCCGGCAAACCCCGCCGGTGCAACTATTACTGTCGATGCTTCCGGCAGTATGATTACCATTCAGAAGGATGTCAATGATGACGGAGTGATTAATGATACGTTAGCCAGTTCTGCG
The DNA window shown above is from Deltaproteobacteria bacterium and carries:
- a CDS encoding prepilin-type N-terminal cleavage/methylation domain-containing protein is translated as MYRKSMKSNAGFTLIEVMVAMVVMAYGILAVMSMSVAAIRGNSTADHVTQVTILSDEVIEMIRANVDNISAYNGIDTSNVNTRPSIDATAGADYDTIVSRISDLGLPSGKCSIEIQNNTPTAGISTAQVTIAWSRTGNHSMTFTREFEGLH
- a CDS encoding prepilin-type N-terminal cleavage/methylation domain-containing protein, which gives rise to MYSNQKGFTLIEIMVSLVVTLVIVAGAYAVFAIQNKSANVQNEVATMQQNGRIAMDVLVEEIRRGAYNNPANPAGATITVDASGSMITIQKDVNDDGVINDTLASSADDEEWIVLQVNGNNQLTKQILRKSDGSDVQTLILADNIYSLSFSPAGVTDPSSVDISLTVRTKHEDPNWTDTNKGVNLSGSVSDGLARIRNYQKTVWVRNLNL